One segment of Laspinema palackyanum D2c DNA contains the following:
- the trxA gene encoding thioredoxin codes for MTVKKQFASFEEMLTDSEVPVLVDFYAAWCGPCQMMGPVLDEVNARLKNQIQVVKIDTEKYPDLATEHRIYALPTLVLFKNGKPVQRFEGFVSAEQLIPKLESLL; via the coding sequence ATGACCGTTAAAAAACAGTTTGCCAGTTTTGAAGAAATGCTCACCGATTCCGAAGTACCTGTTCTCGTGGATTTTTACGCCGCTTGGTGCGGTCCCTGTCAAATGATGGGTCCCGTATTGGATGAAGTGAATGCTCGCTTAAAAAATCAGATTCAGGTTGTTAAAATTGATACGGAGAAATACCCCGATCTGGCAACAGAACATCGCATCTATGCCTTGCCGACTTTAGTTCTATTTAAAAATGGAAAACCTGTCCAGCGATTTGAGGGATTTGTCAGCGCAGAACAGCTTATTCCCAAACTTGAATCCCTGCTATAA
- a CDS encoding SDR family oxidoreductase, with product MGLNIGIIGCGYVGTAVARRWREDGHSITATTTRGDRLEELEQVAQQVVVLQGNDSQALASMVQNQDVILLSVAPPRGGDYQETYLETAKTLVRVLQQSPRVQQVIYTSSSSVYGDHQGEWVDETTPVAPGNQNASVLAQTEEVLLTAQSDRLNVCILRLAGIYGPERELLKIFSRFAGTTRPGTGEYWSNWVHLEDIVEAIALVCRQRCAGIYNLVNDAPQPMRQLMDRLCDLHNLAPISWDPSVPLERSYHLRLSNQKLKRTGFELRYPETLL from the coding sequence ATGGGATTAAATATTGGAATTATTGGCTGTGGTTATGTGGGTACGGCGGTGGCACGGCGATGGCGGGAGGATGGACATAGTATAACCGCGACCACAACCCGGGGCGATCGCCTGGAGGAACTCGAACAGGTGGCGCAACAGGTGGTGGTGCTCCAGGGGAATGATTCCCAGGCCCTAGCATCGATGGTCCAAAATCAAGATGTGATCCTGTTAAGCGTCGCGCCTCCCAGGGGGGGGGATTATCAAGAAACCTATCTGGAGACGGCGAAGACCCTGGTGCGGGTGTTGCAGCAATCCCCCAGAGTTCAGCAGGTCATTTATACCAGTAGCTCGTCGGTATATGGGGACCACCAGGGGGAATGGGTGGATGAAACTACCCCCGTGGCACCGGGGAATCAAAATGCCTCGGTGTTAGCTCAGACGGAGGAGGTTTTGCTAACCGCCCAAAGCGATCGCCTGAATGTCTGTATTCTGCGGTTGGCGGGAATTTATGGACCTGAGCGTGAACTGTTGAAAATTTTTAGCCGCTTTGCAGGCACGACTCGTCCCGGGACTGGGGAATATTGGAGTAATTGGGTTCATTTAGAGGACATTGTAGAGGCGATCGCCTTGGTCTGTCGTCAGCGTTGCGCGGGTATTTACAATCTGGTGAATGATGCCCCCCAGCCGATGCGCCAACTGATGGATCGTCTCTGCGATCTCCACAATCTGGCTCCCATTTCCTGGGACCCCTCGGTTCCCTTGGAGCGTTCTTATCATCTCAGGCTCTCGAATCAGAAACTGAAACGGACCGGGTTTGAATTGCGCTATCCAGAAACCCTGCTATAG